One genomic region from Salvia hispanica cultivar TCC Black 2014 chromosome 2, UniMelb_Shisp_WGS_1.0, whole genome shotgun sequence encodes:
- the LOC125208272 gene encoding uncharacterized protein LOC125208272, producing MADFQGILNRRIWTDREEDVLLTTLKELVVQGWKSDHGFRAGYLVRLEEALRREFPTTDLKVYPNIISKVSAWKKSYYTLEYILKQSGVAFNLNGDHRIDCDDQQWAEIVEKDVYVRFMRDRSWPYFDDWKQIFGKDRANVEDTP from the exons ATGGCTGATTTTCAAGGTATTTTGAATCGACGTATATGGACTGATCGGGAGGAAGATGTTCTACTGACGACCTTGAAGGAGCTTGTTGTTCAAGGTTGGAAATCAGATCATGGATTCCGTGCCGGATACCTTGTTAGACTGGAAGAGGCGCTACGCCGCGAGTTTCCAACAACGGATCTGAAGGTTTATCCCAATATCATATCGAAGGTGTCTGCAtggaaaaaaagttattacACTCTCGAATATATCCTTAAGCAGAGCGGGGttgcttttaatttgaatGGAGACCACAGAATCGACTGTGACGACCAGCAGTGGGCAGAAATTGTGGAG AAAGATGTATATGTAAGGTTCATGCGTGACCGATCATGGCCTTACTTTGACGATTGGAAGCAAATATTTGGTAAGGACAGAGCCAACGTGGAAGACACGCCATAA
- the LOC125208269 gene encoding galactinol synthase 1 — protein sequence MAPVESALPSDVKVSGLDSEKAYVTFLAGAGDYVKGVVGLAKGLRKVESAYPLVVAILPDVPEEHRQILRDQGCIVKEIVPIYPPQNQIQFAMAYYVINYSKLRIWNFLEYKKMVYLDADIQVYENIDHLLDTPDGYFYAVMDCFCEKTWSHSKQYSVGYCQQCPEKVAWPGEMGSPPALYFNAGMFVFEPSKATYDDLLHTLRITPPTPFAEQDFLNMFFEKVYKPIPLIYNLVLAMLWRHPENVELNKVQVVHYCAAGSKPWRYTGEEANMEREDIKMLVKKWWDVYNDESLDFKAVASRPSILASLPEPAVSYIPAPSAA from the exons ATGGCTCCGGTGGAATCTGCTCTCCCCAGCGACGTGAAAGTCTCGGGGCTCGACTCAGAGAAAGCCTACGTGACGTTCCTTGCTGGGGCGGGCGACTATGTGAAAGGCGTGGTCGGGTTGGCTAAGGGTTTGAGGAAGGTCGAGAGCGCTTACCCTCTTGTCGTGGCGATCTTGCCGGATGTCCCGGAGGAGCACCGCCAGATCTTGAGGGATCAAGGTTGCATCGTCAAGGAGATCGTCCCCATCTACCCCCCGCAAAATCAGATTCAGTTCGCCATGGCCTACTACGTCATCAACTACTCCAAACTCCGTATATGGAAT TTTTTGGAGTACAAGAAGATGGTGTACCTTGATGCTGACATCCAAGTATACGAAAACATCGATCATCTCTTGGACACACCGGACGGGTATTTCTACGCTGTGATGGACTGCTTCTGCGAGAAGACATGGAGCCATTCGAAACAATACTCGGTTGGGTATTGCCAGCAGTGCCCGGAGAAGGTGGCATGGCCGGGTGAGATGGGGTCACCTCCTGCGCTCTACTTCAACGCGGGCATGTTCGTGTTCGAGCCCAGCAAGGCCACCTACGACGACCTCCTACACACCCTTCGCATCACCCCGCCCACACCATTCGCTGAGCAGGATTTCTTGAACATGTTCTTTGAGAAAGTGTACAAGCCGATTCCTCTCATCTACAACCTCGTTCTTGCGATGCTGTGGCGCCACCCGGAAAATGTTGAGCTCAACAAAGTCCAAGTTGTTCACTACTGCGCTGCT GGATCGAAGCCATGGAGGTACACAGGGGAGGAAGCGAACATGGAGAGGGAAGATATCAAGATGCTGGTGAAGAAATGGTGGGACGTGTACAACGATGAGTCGTTGGATTTCAAGGCAGTTGCATCACGGCCATCCATCTTGGCTTCTCTCCCCGAGCCTGCGGTTTCATACATACCTGCTCCTTCTGCTGCTTAA